A genomic segment from Klebsiella africana encodes:
- a CDS encoding MarR family transcriptional regulator has translation MFLYVPKREYFNIPVFINTSDLCVYAYLSEVAYDNAVQCSLKDIANHFRKSKHFASDAVQRLVRANMIKKEKGRGNYTVIALSRKEAN, from the coding sequence ATGTTTTTATATGTACCCAAAAGAGAATATTTTAACATCCCCGTATTCATCAATACTTCAGATTTATGTGTGTACGCCTACCTGTCAGAAGTGGCATATGATAATGCTGTACAATGTAGCCTGAAAGATATTGCTAATCACTTTCGTAAATCTAAACACTTTGCATCCGATGCTGTTCAGCGTCTGGTACGAGCCAATATGATTAAGAAAGAAAAAGGCCGTGGTAACTATACCGTGATTGCCCTTTCCCGCAAGGAGGCTAACTAA